One part of the Streptomyces sp. NBC_00286 genome encodes these proteins:
- a CDS encoding DUF6183 family protein translates to MNDDDVTPGHSASGRPLWERSGPAELKQLAESRPEELYEAAEQLGSRVSGEGPDGSSGPSAVRAAGRIAEALAETRSRDCARFAVDIVGRLLPLGPERREESDQGDRLRRSVAAKLVKTQQPRDLEALFGVLPDGLEDPAVEVRACILGELALIGVGRGRPALDAYAERLRELAHPLARLPRTRLDIEHRFGVRVRGLGSVKTPDQLRSRFPEIPATDSGAAAGRTAVEGSDARRAGSAAEPFTVSGWSREPEARFFTLPNPLAPDDLNISFIKELPLECLEGEGTRRGRAVTCHTTPDDVINELFAAAHNGGVNGQGQGGAYARLHAWNSLYALMGLPDGTPFMEAVRRAADHRWLRFMAFTDWFHHDTADVAFAVLDPSRMRVAVLAATDTDVDADF, encoded by the coding sequence GTGAACGACGACGATGTGACGCCCGGCCATAGTGCTTCCGGTCGGCCCCTGTGGGAGCGGTCGGGCCCGGCGGAGCTGAAGCAGCTGGCGGAGTCTCGCCCGGAGGAGCTGTACGAGGCGGCGGAGCAGTTGGGCAGCCGGGTGTCGGGTGAAGGACCCGATGGGAGTTCTGGGCCCTCCGCGGTGCGGGCCGCCGGGCGGATTGCCGAGGCTCTCGCCGAGACGCGCTCCCGGGACTGCGCGAGGTTCGCCGTGGACATCGTGGGGCGGCTGCTGCCGCTCGGGCCCGAGCGGCGGGAGGAAAGCGACCAAGGCGACCGGCTGCGGCGCTCGGTTGCCGCGAAGCTGGTCAAGACCCAGCAACCGCGTGATCTGGAAGCTCTGTTCGGGGTGCTGCCGGACGGGCTTGAGGACCCCGCTGTGGAAGTACGGGCCTGCATCCTCGGGGAGCTCGCCCTGATCGGCGTGGGGCGCGGGCGGCCCGCCCTGGACGCCTACGCGGAGCGACTGCGCGAGCTGGCGCACCCGCTGGCCCGGCTGCCCAGGACACGCCTGGACATCGAGCACCGGTTCGGTGTGCGAGTCCGGGGCCTCGGGTCTGTGAAGACCCCCGACCAGCTGCGATCCCGCTTCCCGGAAATTCCCGCCACCGACAGCGGTGCGGCAGCCGGGCGTACGGCAGTTGAAGGCTCCGACGCCAGGCGTGCCGGGTCGGCAGCCGAGCCCTTCACCGTCAGCGGCTGGTCCCGCGAGCCCGAGGCGCGCTTCTTCACGCTGCCCAACCCGCTCGCTCCGGACGACCTCAACATCTCGTTCATCAAGGAACTGCCCTTGGAGTGCCTGGAGGGCGAGGGCACGCGCCGGGGCCGTGCCGTCACCTGCCACACCACGCCCGACGACGTGATCAACGAACTGTTCGCAGCAGCACACAACGGCGGGGTGAACGGCCAGGGCCAGGGTGGCGCGTACGCCCGACTGCACGCCTGGAACAGTCTGTACGCGCTGATGGGGCTGCCCGACGGCACCCCGTTCATGGAGGCGGTTCGGCGCGCCGCCGACCACCGGTGGCTGCGCTTCATGGCGTTCACGGACTGGTTCCACCACGACACGGCGGATGTGGCTTTCGCCGTACTCGACCCCAGCCGTATGCGGGTCGCGGTGCTGGCGGCGACCGATACGGATGTCGACGCCGACTTCTAG